The genomic segment GCAGTATAAAACAGCCGGAACAAGAATATATCTCCGGTAATAAGATAGAATAAGTTAGTTAACGAAGGCTCCCTTGGTTGAAGAAACCAAGGGAGTTTTTGTTTGTATTTGTTAAGGTCGTATCTATAACCGCAAATAATCATCTAACCTAATGAAAAGTATAAGAGGAAGTCTGTGTTGATTATGAAAAATATTTATAGAGTCATTGTTTCAGTTTTAATAATAACTATAGTGTTATTAATCACAGTAAGGACCGGGTACACAGGTAATGGTAGTATCGGACAAATTTATAAAACAGGAGATACTGAAATGAAAAACGTTAATACGAAAATAATTGAGAGTGAAACATACTGGAAAAACAAGTTGTCTGAAGAACAGTTCAATGTTTTACGGAAAAAAGGCACAGAACGCGCGTATACGGGTAAGTATTATAATTTTCATAAAGACGGAACCTATAGTTGTGCGGGATGCGGTGCGGAGTTGTTTAGTTCAACAAAAAAATATGATTCCGGTTCGGGTTGGCCAAGTTTTTATGATTTAGCTAATGATAAAAGCGTTGTAAAAAAACGGGATACTGCGTATGGAATGGAGCGTAACGAAATATTATGTGCCACGTGCGGGGGACATCTTGGGCACGTGTTTAACGACGGGCCAAAACCTACAGGGTTAAGATACTGTGTTAACTCCGCAGCGCTGGATTTCAAGGAAAATGTTGAATGTACCCAAAAAACGGAGAAAGCGGTTTTCGCAGCGGGATGTTTCTGGGGTGTAGAACAAAAGTTTAGCCAAGTGCCGGGAGTGGTGAAAACTGTGGTAGGGTATACCGGCGGGAAAACTGTTGATCCGACGTATGAAGATGTGTGTACCGATAAAACAGGCCATGCGGAAGCTGTACTTGTAGAATATGACCCCGGAAAAGTTAGTTACACGCAGTTGCTTGAAACATTTTGGAAACTTCATAACCCAACTACGCTTGACCAACAGGGAGTTGATGTGGGTACACAATACCGGTCGGCGATATATTATCATAGTGACTCACAACAACGAATGGCGGTTGAGTCTAAATCAGCACTTGAAAAAACGGGGAAGTACAAAAATAAAATTGTTACCGAGATAGTTCTCGCTGGCACGTTTTATCCCGCGGAAGAGTATCACCAGAAGTATTACCAAAAAAAAGGTTTGTCCGGCGGGTGCGGGATAAAATAAAAAATGGAATTGCATCCCGAAATTTTGTGATTATTTTGTTTCCGTGTTGTCATCCAT from the Elusimicrobiota bacterium genome contains:
- a CDS encoding bifunctional methionine sulfoxide reductase B/A protein → MKNIYRVIVSVLIITIVLLITVRTGYTGNGSIGQIYKTGDTEMKNVNTKIIESETYWKNKLSEEQFNVLRKKGTERAYTGKYYNFHKDGTYSCAGCGAELFSSTKKYDSGSGWPSFYDLANDKSVVKKRDTAYGMERNEILCATCGGHLGHVFNDGPKPTGLRYCVNSAALDFKENVECTQKTEKAVFAAGCFWGVEQKFSQVPGVVKTVVGYTGGKTVDPTYEDVCTDKTGHAEAVLVEYDPGKVSYTQLLETFWKLHNPTTLDQQGVDVGTQYRSAIYYHSDSQQRMAVESKSALEKTGKYKNKIVTEIVLAGTFYPAEEYHQKYYQKKGLSGGCGIK